One region of Miscanthus floridulus cultivar M001 chromosome 19, ASM1932011v1, whole genome shotgun sequence genomic DNA includes:
- the LOC136525839 gene encoding uncharacterized protein, which translates to MQDFFRIQEGQEESAYQVAYASCKRRVTDLHYESRIQAHIDYNAKFLLRRVNKEEARRMTLTREQYIQAIPSWCATHPDCWEYIVDTWLDGDWQKKHEEAHDRRLQMPGVPHHQGSRSLSKYAKAYSDAHGGQPVGQLKAYALAHMGKATADIEYDPDAPVEAYTNSSVHTRLSSYTEAARSVHGPGYDPRTEERLDPQLVMRVGQGKKHGRFWIGDGVLDTASTPPLHLAPSIEHELKRAHTPTGQMLQAQVQELQAEREVERQRLQALEAQREQDQR; encoded by the exons atgcaggacttcttcagaatccaggagggacaggaggaaagtgcgtatcaggtggcttacgcttcctgtaaaaggcgtgtcacggacttgcactacgagtcccgcatccaggcccacatagactacaacgccaagttcctactcaggcgtgtcaacaaagaggaggcaagacggatgacgctgacaagggagcagtacatacag gcgattccaagctggtgcgccacccaccccgattgctgggaatatattgtggacacctggttggacggggactggcagaagaagcacgaggaggcccacgataggcgtttgcagatgccaggtgtacctcaccatcagggcagccgcagcctcagcaaatatgcaaaggcatat tcggatgcacacggtggccagccagttggtcaactcaaggcatatgctctggctcacatgggcaaggcgacggccgacaTCGAGTACGACCCAGATGCCCCGgttgaggcgtacaccaactccagcgtccacacccgcctctcttcgtacacggaggcggcaaggtcagtccatgggccgggctacgatccgagaaccgaggagcgccttgatcctcagctcgtgatgagggtggggcaaggcaagaagcatgggcggttctggattggcgacggcgtcctcgacacggcctctactcctcctctccacctagCTCCGAGCATCGAGCACGAGCtcaagcgtgcccatacgccaacG GGTCAAATGCTGCAGGCCCAGGTGCAGGAACTGCAGGCCGAGCGGGAGGTCGAGCGGCAAAGGCTAcaggctttggaggcccagcgggagcaagatcagcggtag